One Candidatus Hinthialibacter antarcticus genomic window, GATGGACGCGATGATCCATAATAGAACCTGGTCTTGCAACGCAATCGAGTTTAGGTGATTGCGAAACGCGGAAAAATACGGTTCTAGCGTCTCAATCACGATTCAAGCAACCGGCGAACGTCATCGGGCAGGCTTCGCGGCTCGAACGGTTTTTTGAGAATGCCCTTCACGCCCAGTTCGCGGTAATCGTCAACATTGAGTGAATCCGCCTTGGCGGTAATAAAGATGGCCGGTTGCGTTTTCAACTCAGGACGTTCGCGCAACTGGCTTAACAGTTCGGGGCCGCTCACGCCATCCAGTTCGAAATCTAAGATGATTGCGTCCGGCGTTTCTTGATCGACGGCGGCTTCCATCGTCACTGCGCATTCGGCTTTCATAACCGAGAAACCGCCAATCGTCTCTAATGCCAACGCGGCCAGCGCCAGGATATCCGGGTCGTCATCAACCAATAATAATTTCATCACGCTTTTAACAACCTTTGCACACGCGCTAATAACTGAACGGGAGAAAACGGTTTCAAGATGTAATCATTTGCGCCGAGTTTAAACCCTCTTACGATATCTTTTTCGCTCCCCATTGCGGTCAATAACACAATGGGGCGTTTTGCATATTCGGATGTCTCACGTAAGCGGGACAACACTTCAAAGCCATCCATCACGGGCATTTTTACATCAAGGACCACAATTGAATAGAGGCGCTCTTGGGCAGCGTTGAGGGCCGATTCTCCATCGGTGAAATGGGCGACTTCAAACCCTTCGCGTCCGAGACGGTGTTTGATAATTGACGCGATGAGTTCGTCGTCTTCCGCCAACAACAGCGTTTTCTTCGCCTCGCGGGTAGACTCTTGTTCAATCGCAATTCGGTTGCGGCCTTCCGACTTAGCCAGGTAACAAAATCGTTGCGCTTTGAGGACCGCTTCGTCAACCGGCTGCGGCGCGCTCACGCTGGCGATCCCCGCTGAAAAGGTCAATGTGATTGAATCCGCGCCGCCGAGTGACATTGGTTCGGAACGCAGGTTTTCTAACGCAGCGCTGATGCACTGCTTGGCTTGGTTCACATCAGACGAAGGGAACAAGACAACCAGGTCTTCCCCGTTCCAGCGCGCAAGAATATCAGCGTCATTCAATTGTTCGGTAATCAGCGCAGCGGTTCTGATAATCACCAGGCGCGCATTTTCGCTGCCATAACGGTCTTGAATCATGGAGAACGAATCAATATCAATAAAGGCCATCACCAACTGCGCCTTCGAATTGGTTTGGCAGACCTCGTCATAGGTTACGCAAAACTCCGCCCGGTTCGGCAACCCCGTATCTAAATCCGTCCGCTCATTCGATTGGCCCACTTGGTGTTTTTCAAGTTCATCGGTTACCGTTTGCCCAATTTCTTTGAGTTCATAGGGCTTCGCAAAAAAATGGGTGGCGCCCAGCGCCATACATTCTTGTCTTGGTTGATCGCCAACCAACCCGGTCACAATCAAGATGGGGATTGACGCCGTTTTTGGCGCTTGCCGCAATTTCATCAAAAAATCGCGCCCATCTACGTCCGACAACACAATATCAAGAACAATAAGCGAAAAAGAGTTTTGCGCAATCAGGGCTTTGGCTTCAGCCGCATCATAGGCAATCTGAATATCGCGATCCGGTTTTGTGAGCACAACCTTGAGGAGATCCGCCGATGACGCGTCGTCATCAATTATCAGAATTGACGTATTGTCATCCGGCGTATGCGAGGTTTGACGCAAAACGGTCAGCAGCGCGTCTAATGCTTCAACTAAATCCGACTCCGCAGATTCTTCGACGATTTGAGCGGTTTGCGTGATTTCGGGAAATCCATAGGTCGCGCCGGACCCGCGCAACATGTGCGCAATTCGCCGAATGGAGTTTTCTGCGCCGGGATCGCCAGTCCGAAACGAATGGCTAGCCGTCTCCAGCGCTTGGACCAAACCGTCAATTTTTTCGACATACTCCGCCCGTAATTGATCTTCAAATGATGTCACGATGTCCTCCAGGGCTATCAAAAAGCAAGAATAAGACCAAAAGATTAAAATAAGGTAATCTATACAACCATCTGATATTACTTCACAAACAGAGAAGCAATCTCTACGGTCTGAACAACAAACCGATTAAAACATTCTTATTTTGACTCATAAATTATCACAGCAAAGTATACTACAATGAATAAGGGCGGCGACGCCAGCTCTTCCCCCGGTTGGAAGAGTAAAAAGAAACCATTACACGAGCAACATGGAAATTCACCGGAGCATTCGATTTATGAGTCTGCGATTTCGGCTCACGCTTGGTTTGATCGCCGTTATTTTATTGGCGTACGCATTTCTTTCCGTTGTCGTCATCCAACACGTCAACCGCGTTTTTTTGCATGAAGTCCAAAACCGCGTCCGGCTTGATTTAAATTCCGCCCGCCGGGTGTTTGACGGTCATGCAAAGCAAATTTTAGAACGACTGGAAACTGTCCGCGACCTGCACCAGACCGAATTAAATATCCAACATCTAAAAGATGATATCCACAATCTATTTTCATCCGTACAGAATAAAAAAATCTGTGATCTGATGCTTCTCGTCAATCCAGAGGGCGAGGTCATTTTTCGCGCACATCAACCAGACAACACAAGCGGCGATTATTCGCAAAACCCTCTGGTTGAGCAAGTGCTGCAAACACGCGCCCCGGCGACGGGCGCATTTCTCGCGCCGCTAGACCAACTTACGGTGGAAAACCCGGAATTGGCCGCCCGCGCAAACATCCAATTGATAGAGACGCCCGCTGCGAAGCCCACCGACGCCGTCGAACTCAATCAGGGAATGGTGCTGGGCGCCGCAGTCCCAATTTACCATCAAAGCGACCCAAACCAGCTGCTCGCGGTTGCATACGGCGCCATACTGCTGAACCGTCGCTATGATCTTGTCGACGCCATCCGCGATGAAATTTATCAAGAACCCGTGGAAGGAAAACACATCGGCATGGCGACCGTGTTTCAAGGCGACGTTCGCATCGCGACCAATGTCCCCACCGTCGAACAAGGCCGCGCCGAAGGGACCCGCTTAAGCGAAGTCGTCTACCAACGCGTCCTCGAAAACGGCGAAGTGTTCGCCGACAAAGCCTTCGTTGTCAATGATTGGTACATTACCGCCTACGAACCCATCCGCGACCCGAGCGGCGCCATCATTGGGGCGTTATACGTGGGGCTGCTCGAAACGCCGTTCACCCAGCCGCAGCGGGTCATCATTATTTTTTTCTTACTGATGGTCTTGAGTTCCGTCCTTGCAACGCTCATTTTGCTTTCGCTTCTCATCAAACGCTTGCTGGCGCCAATCGCTCCCATTATGAAAATGGCGCACAGGGTCATCGAAGGCGACCTGAGCGCCCGGGTCGGCATTCGCCCCAAAGACGATATGGGCGTGTTATGCGAAGCGATTGACCTCATGGCGGACGCCGTCGCCCAACGCGAAGCCATGATTAAACAACACGCCCATCAGCAAATTTCTCAAAGCGAAAAATTAGCGTCCATCGGGCGCCTGGCAGCGGGGGTCGCGCACGAAATTAATAATCCATTGACCGGCGTCTTGACCTTTGCTCATCTGCTTCGCGAAAAACCCAACCTGACCGGGCAAGATAAAGACGACCTCAATGTGATCGTAAACGAAACCACCCGCGTTCGTGAAATTGTGCGGGGCTTGCTTGACTTTGCGCGTGAATCGCCGTCCAAAAAAGAACCGCTGCAAGTAAATGATGTCATTATGCGGGCCATCAAGTTAGTCGGCGCCAACAAAGAATTCCGCAACATAACAATTCAGACGGCGCTCGACGCTCAACTGCCTCTCACTTACGGCGACCCGAACCAGTTGCTACAAGTGGTTCTCAATCTTTGCCTCAACGCTTGTGAGGCCATGCCGTCCGGCGGACAATTAACAATCAACTCCGAACAAATAGACGATCGGGTTATCGTCACGATTCAAGACACAGGTTGTGGAATTATTCCAGACAATTTAGAAAAAATATTCGACCCCTTTTTCACCACCAAACCCGTCGGCAAAGGCACCGGCCTCGGGCTTAGCGTCAGCTATGGAATTTTGAAGGCGCACGGGGGTATGCTGGAATGTGAAAGCGAATTCAATGTAGGAACAACCTTTACGCTGTCATTACTCTTAGAAAATCAACAAGAATTGAACCAGACAAATTCTGAATAAGTAGAAACCCATGGAGCGCTCTGCCCTTAATTCATACCGACCCAAAGCGCTGGTGATTGATGACGAAGAAGTCATCTGCATGAGTTGCCGCCGCATCCTCACCGCAGACGGTTTCGATGTTGAAACGCACCAAGACCCGTCAAAAGGATTGCACGAAGCATTACGCGACCAGTATGACGTAATTCTGCTCGATATGCGTATGCCAGAGTTGGACGGCCTTGAAGTGTTGCAAGAAATCAAAAAAGCCGGCGTCCGTGCAGAAGTGATCGTCATTACAGGCTACTCCAGCGTACAATCCGCCGTCGATGTGATGAAACTGGGCGCGGCGGATTACGTCTGCAAGCCCTTTTCGCCGGAAGAACTACGCATCGTCGTCGAAAAGACCATCGAAGGATCGCCCGCCATCCGCGCGGCGCGCGCGCTGCGGCGCGATGTGGAAGCAGCAGCCGGGTTTGAAGGCATGATCGGCGAAAGCCCGTCTATGCTCAAAGTGTTTGCGCTTATTCAAAAAGTCGCGCCGACCACCGGGACGGTGTTAATCACGGGTGATAGCGGCGTCGGCAAAGAGCTCGCCGCCCGCGCCGTCCATCGCCTCAGTCCGCGCAAATCGCAGCCCTTTCTGGCGTGCGATTGCAGTACGCTTGCGCCCTCCTTGTTAGAAAGCGAACTCTTCGGTCATGTCAAAGGGTCGTTTTCCGGCGCAATCTCAACCAAAAAAGGCATGTTTGAAGTCGCCGACCAGGGCGCGTTGTTTCTCGACGAACTGGCCAATATTTCATTAGAAACCCAGGGGAAACTTCTGCGCGTTCTCGAAACCCGCCGCGTGAAAAAAGTGGGCGACGCCGAAGAGCGCGAGGTCGACATCCGCCTGATCGCCGCCACCAACCGCGACTTGCTCGCCATGAGCAAGCAAGGCGAATTTCGCGAAGATTTATATTACCGGCTCAATGTGGTACCAATCCACATCCCGCCGTTACGCGAACGAACCGAAGACATCCCCTTGCTGGTCAATGCGTTTTTAGAGCGTTTCCGGCGCGCCAATCCCTCGGCGCCGCAGTCGTTCACACAAGACGCAATGAACTTATTACAAGGCTATCAATGGCCCGGTAATGTTCGCGAATTGCGCAACGCCATTGAACGCATCGCCATTCTTTGCGACGCTGAGCGGGTGGAAATCAAACACGTGCCCGAAGAATTACGAACGGCGGTGGTCCCTCGCGGATTTGGCGAACCGCCCGTGCCGCAGGACTGGGACACATTCAAAGATTTCAAAAAAGTCGTACGCGACGCCGCCGTCAGCGATGTCGAACGGCGGTTTTTAGAAGATGCGCTGAAACGCACTCGGGGCAACGTCAGCAAGGCGGCGGATCTGGTTGGGATGCAACGCACCAACCTTCATGCGCTAATGGCGAAATATGATATCCGCGCAGATGAATATCAATAATCGACCAAAGTGTTTAAGCGAATCGTCCTGTGATATATTTAGTTGAGAGTGTTATTTAGAGTCCAATTTCCTTTAGAAAAAGTGCAATGCGCCTGTTATTTATATTGTTCATCTTTCACATTCTATGTACGCCGTTTTCCATTGCGGCTGCGTACGAAGGCATCGTCATTAATGAAATTCTCGCCGCGAACACATCAACCAATTTAGACCAACGGAACTATAACTTCGGCGACTGGATCGAACTCTACAACAGCACGGATGAACCCCAGGATTTGCGCAGCTGCTACTTGACCGATGACCCGTTTGATCTAAAAAAATGGCGAATCATTCGCGCCCGCATGGCGCCCAAATCCCACACGCTGATATGGGCGGACGCCGAGCCGTCGATTGACCACTCTAATTTCAAACTCAATCAAACAGGCGAATTCATCGCGCTTGTCTCAAAGGACGGCGAAATCATCGACTCGCTTTTTTACCCGGCGCAAATGGCGGACGTCTCCTACGGCCGCAGCCCAGACGCCTCGTCTATCTGGCGTTATTTTATGGAGCCGACACCCAACGCACCCAATTTAAAGACCGGAGAGATTTCTCTCAATCGCATTGCCGCGCCTGTCGCGTCGCTCCCGGCGGGTTTTTACGACCAGCGCGTCCGCGTTACGCTTGACGCAGATGCAGACGCGCAAATTCACTATACGCTTGACGGCAGCCTCCCCACGCTTGACTCGCCGCTCTATCAACGCCGTTTGGTTTTTTCGCAAACCAGCGTCCTGCGCGCCCGGGCGTTTTCTGTCGGTCGAATCCCGAGCCGCGTCGTAACGCATACGTATTTGATTGGCGAACAAGTGGCCCTGCCAGTTGTATCGCTAGCGGCGGAACCCGACCATTTCTTTGATGACGAAATTGGCATTTACGTCGATGGCTCCAATGGAACCACCGGCAATTGCTCTGATGATCCGCGCAATTGGAACCAGGATTGGGAACGCCCCGTTAGCGTTGAATTTTTTGAGACGGACGGAGCCCCTGGCTTTACGCTGGATGCAGGCGTTAAAATTTACGGTGGATGCAGCCGTCAACGCGACCGGCGCTCGCTCGCCATTTTCGCCCGTGAAAAATATGGCGCCGCAGAACTCGCCTATCCACTGTTTCCCGACAAGCCCATCCAATCCTTTCAATCGTTTGTTCTACGAAATTCCGGCAACGACGCAGAACACACTCTCATCCGCGACGGCTTGATGCAAGCGACCGTCAAAGGCCAATTGGATATTGATTACCAAAGTTTCAGGCCCGCGGTTGTGTTCCTAAACGGTGAATACTGGGGGCTGTATAACATTCGGGAAAAAATCAACGAGCATTATGCGGCCTCCAACCACGGCGTTGCGCCCGATCAAGTTGACCTGCTCTACAACGACCGCAAAATCTTCTCTGGCGAAAAAGACCACTACGAAGCCTTGCGATTGTTCTTGCTGCGAAATGACTTGGCTGATGCTGACACATACCGTTGGGTCAAAACTCAAATGGATATCAATGAATATATCAATTATCAAATCGCGCAAATCTATTTTTCTAACACCGACTGGCCCAGCAATAATCTAAAATATTGGAGACCACATACGCCATCCGGCCGCTGGCGTTGGATTTTATTTGACACCGATTTCGGGTTCGGCCTCAAAGACAACGGACTATCGCACAACACACTGGCATTTGCGCTTGACCCCAATGAAACCGGATGGCCCAACCCGGCCTGGTCAACGCTGCTGTTTAGAAAACTCATCAGGAACGACGAGTTTAAGCAGACCTTTATTCAACGATTCACTGTTTGTTTACAAGCAGCATTTGAACCCGCCCGCGTGATGGACTTGGTCGAATCATTCAGCGCACAAATCGCCGCCGAAATCCCAAGACATATTTCACGTTGGGACGCTCCCGATTCATTACAGGCTTGGCAAAATAAAATTTCTGGAATGAATACGTTCGCGCGAGTCCGGCCTCGAGTAATCTATCGCAACCTTGAACGCGAATTTGATCTGAACGAACGTATCGCTATCGAAATAAAAACAATCGGCGATGGGCGTGTATACGTCGCTGGGGCGCCGCTATTCGACGGAGAAAACCAGATTGAACTTTACGCCGACATCCCGGTTACGTTACGCGCGGTCCCGCTCGCCGGCAGCCGTTTCGTCAATTGGGAACCCTTTGACGAAACCCACGCAGATAAAATTTCACTAACGCCGCAATCTGCGCAAACCATTTCAGCCGTATTTGAACCTGGCCCTTCTCTTGTTATCAACGAAATTCACTATCACCCGTTCATTGGAAGCGGCAACCAAGACTATGAATATATCGAACTATTGAATGCGGGCAAAACGCACATGGACTTAGAGGGATACAAACTATCCGGCGGCGTGAATTTTATCTTCCCAGAAGAGATGTCGATCTCGCCCGGCGACTATCTCATTCTGGCGAAAGACGCTTCGCTCTATCCGCATCTTGAGTGCCAGGTTCTATCATGGGGAGACAGCAAACTAGCGAACGAAGGTGAAAGAATTCATC contains:
- a CDS encoding response regulator — encoded protein: MKLLLVDDDPDILALAALALETIGGFSVMKAECAVTMEAAVDQETPDAIILDFELDGVSGPELLSQLRERPELKTQPAIFITAKADSLNVDDYRELGVKGILKKPFEPRSLPDDVRRLLES
- a CDS encoding response regulator, with translation MTSFEDQLRAEYVEKIDGLVQALETASHSFRTGDPGAENSIRRIAHMLRGSGATYGFPEITQTAQIVEESAESDLVEALDALLTVLRQTSHTPDDNTSILIIDDDASSADLLKVVLTKPDRDIQIAYDAAEAKALIAQNSFSLIVLDIVLSDVDGRDFLMKLRQAPKTASIPILIVTGLVGDQPRQECMALGATHFFAKPYELKEIGQTVTDELEKHQVGQSNERTDLDTGLPNRAEFCVTYDEVCQTNSKAQLVMAFIDIDSFSMIQDRYGSENARLVIIRTAALITEQLNDADILARWNGEDLVVLFPSSDVNQAKQCISAALENLRSEPMSLGGADSITLTFSAGIASVSAPQPVDEAVLKAQRFCYLAKSEGRNRIAIEQESTREAKKTLLLAEDDELIASIIKHRLGREGFEVAHFTDGESALNAAQERLYSIVVLDVKMPVMDGFEVLSRLRETSEYAKRPIVLLTAMGSEKDIVRGFKLGANDYILKPFSPVQLLARVQRLLKA
- a CDS encoding cache domain-containing protein, producing MSLRFRLTLGLIAVILLAYAFLSVVVIQHVNRVFLHEVQNRVRLDLNSARRVFDGHAKQILERLETVRDLHQTELNIQHLKDDIHNLFSSVQNKKICDLMLLVNPEGEVIFRAHQPDNTSGDYSQNPLVEQVLQTRAPATGAFLAPLDQLTVENPELAARANIQLIETPAAKPTDAVELNQGMVLGAAVPIYHQSDPNQLLAVAYGAILLNRRYDLVDAIRDEIYQEPVEGKHIGMATVFQGDVRIATNVPTVEQGRAEGTRLSEVVYQRVLENGEVFADKAFVVNDWYITAYEPIRDPSGAIIGALYVGLLETPFTQPQRVIIIFFLLMVLSSVLATLILLSLLIKRLLAPIAPIMKMAHRVIEGDLSARVGIRPKDDMGVLCEAIDLMADAVAQREAMIKQHAHQQISQSEKLASIGRLAAGVAHEINNPLTGVLTFAHLLREKPNLTGQDKDDLNVIVNETTRVREIVRGLLDFARESPSKKEPLQVNDVIMRAIKLVGANKEFRNITIQTALDAQLPLTYGDPNQLLQVVLNLCLNACEAMPSGGQLTINSEQIDDRVIVTIQDTGCGIIPDNLEKIFDPFFTTKPVGKGTGLGLSVSYGILKAHGGMLECESEFNVGTTFTLSLLLENQQELNQTNSE
- a CDS encoding sigma-54 dependent transcriptional regulator encodes the protein MERSALNSYRPKALVIDDEEVICMSCRRILTADGFDVETHQDPSKGLHEALRDQYDVILLDMRMPELDGLEVLQEIKKAGVRAEVIVITGYSSVQSAVDVMKLGAADYVCKPFSPEELRIVVEKTIEGSPAIRAARALRRDVEAAAGFEGMIGESPSMLKVFALIQKVAPTTGTVLITGDSGVGKELAARAVHRLSPRKSQPFLACDCSTLAPSLLESELFGHVKGSFSGAISTKKGMFEVADQGALFLDELANISLETQGKLLRVLETRRVKKVGDAEEREVDIRLIAATNRDLLAMSKQGEFREDLYYRLNVVPIHIPPLRERTEDIPLLVNAFLERFRRANPSAPQSFTQDAMNLLQGYQWPGNVRELRNAIERIAILCDAERVEIKHVPEELRTAVVPRGFGEPPVPQDWDTFKDFKKVVRDAAVSDVERRFLEDALKRTRGNVSKAADLVGMQRTNLHALMAKYDIRADEYQ
- a CDS encoding CotH kinase family protein — its product is MRLLFILFIFHILCTPFSIAAAYEGIVINEILAANTSTNLDQRNYNFGDWIELYNSTDEPQDLRSCYLTDDPFDLKKWRIIRARMAPKSHTLIWADAEPSIDHSNFKLNQTGEFIALVSKDGEIIDSLFYPAQMADVSYGRSPDASSIWRYFMEPTPNAPNLKTGEISLNRIAAPVASLPAGFYDQRVRVTLDADADAQIHYTLDGSLPTLDSPLYQRRLVFSQTSVLRARAFSVGRIPSRVVTHTYLIGEQVALPVVSLAAEPDHFFDDEIGIYVDGSNGTTGNCSDDPRNWNQDWERPVSVEFFETDGAPGFTLDAGVKIYGGCSRQRDRRSLAIFAREKYGAAELAYPLFPDKPIQSFQSFVLRNSGNDAEHTLIRDGLMQATVKGQLDIDYQSFRPAVVFLNGEYWGLYNIREKINEHYAASNHGVAPDQVDLLYNDRKIFSGEKDHYEALRLFLLRNDLADADTYRWVKTQMDINEYINYQIAQIYFSNTDWPSNNLKYWRPHTPSGRWRWILFDTDFGFGLKDNGLSHNTLAFALDPNETGWPNPAWSTLLFRKLIRNDEFKQTFIQRFTVCLQAAFEPARVMDLVESFSAQIAAEIPRHISRWDAPDSLQAWQNKISGMNTFARVRPRVIYRNLEREFDLNERIAIEIKTIGDGRVYVAGAPLFDGENQIELYADIPVTLRAVPLAGSRFVNWEPFDETHADKISLTPQSAQTISAVFEPGPSLVINEIHYHPFIGSGNQDYEYIELLNAGKTHMDLEGYKLSGGVNFIFPEEMSISPGDYLILAKDASLYPHLECQVLSWGDSKLANEGERIHLQGPMGETIDSVHYNSSSIWSHNADGAGFSLSLVDPNSDHDDPDNWFASPSPGGTPGQQNFQTPPTKIQDWMYHN